Proteins encoded in a region of the Flammeovirga yaeyamensis genome:
- a CDS encoding (deoxy)nucleoside triphosphate pyrophosphohydrolase has protein sequence MKTEQLLQVAAGVILHPMHPGKFLLSKRPMDRHLGGLWEFAGGKIEADETPERAIIRELKEEFDVEVTVNKKVTHHIYHYPEVSLELHTFEVVITSGDIKLLEHDEISWVTIDDVDKYPIAPSNKMIIDYLRIKH, from the coding sequence ATGAAAACAGAACAATTACTTCAAGTGGCGGCAGGGGTGATTTTACATCCTATGCACCCAGGGAAATTTCTTTTATCAAAACGTCCAATGGATAGACATTTAGGAGGTCTATGGGAATTCGCCGGTGGAAAAATAGAAGCTGATGAAACTCCTGAAAGGGCAATTATAAGAGAATTAAAAGAGGAATTTGATGTTGAAGTAACTGTAAATAAAAAAGTGACACATCACATTTATCATTACCCTGAAGTTTCTCTAGAGTTACATACTTTCGAAGTCGTAATTACTTCAGGCGATATCAAATTATTAGAGCACGATGAGATCTCTTGGGTGACTATAGATGATGTTGATAAATATCCAATAGCTCCGTCTAATAAAATGATTATTGATTATTTAAGGATTAAACATTAG
- a CDS encoding response regulator, whose translation MIDLSIKILIVEDNPADAELIAYHTKKIVNSPVVHITYKFEDTAKIIQIVEPDIILSDYQLKSYNGLEILHFISENQMVIPIVFITGTVNNKELAPHAKVKDGNGLILKEHMSQLQSHLMPYLNNLQLLKFIKKMRIEENKPNCSISVEHRKKLESAIQKIESELTNV comes from the coding sequence ATGATTGATTTATCCATAAAAATTCTCATAGTTGAAGATAACCCTGCTGATGCAGAATTGATCGCCTATCACACAAAAAAAATAGTCAACTCACCTGTTGTACATATCACCTACAAGTTTGAAGACACTGCTAAAATTATACAAATTGTTGAACCTGATATTATATTATCTGATTACCAATTGAAGAGTTATAATGGATTAGAAATCTTACATTTCATCTCTGAAAATCAAATGGTAATACCTATTGTTTTTATTACTGGAACTGTAAATAATAAAGAATTGGCTCCTCATGCAAAAGTGAAAGATGGTAATGGACTAATCTTAAAAGAACACATGAGTCAATTACAATCTCACTTAATGCCTTATCTAAATAATCTTCAATTACTGAAATTCATCAAGAAGATGAGAATTGAAGAAAACAAACCTAATTGCTCAATATCTGTTGAACACAGAAAAAAACTTGAAAGTGCAATACAAAAGATTGAAAGTGAATTGACTAATGTTTAA
- a CDS encoding sensor histidine kinase: MKKLLSKVIKFGTGLGYDFETEKKIRLTNTLTLFSSVFAFIQLLNFVIQGVNIYATFSVLIMLLILISIPVLHKYGMKLLPRYIYCFYSLLNVVILSITLGPEVQAQYFIFAYLGLPMVIFGYDIGNAKNYLSFLGLFVFIYLEWHFLNFSPLTPVPEDQVFSQRLSNNIITILVVILLFYFLNKENLRFLDQIKRNIFIEEKNKSLEYFAYLSHDLKEPLRSVSGFTEIIKMEYHDDNKKELNKYFGYVDQGINKMRSLIDALAQLATSGKTSDLESIDINDALTEVKLMLNEVILEKNAAIMYKKLPIIVCYSTDVKQIFANLISNAIKYQRPKQKPIISVTHKENKDEWVFCVEDNGIGIRPEYQERIFKFFTRLHSESEYDGSGLGLSFCRNLVDRHFGKIWVESEVDKGSKFYFSISKRLKIDQKNIQDQIHY; this comes from the coding sequence ATGAAAAAACTTCTATCTAAGGTAATCAAGTTTGGAACAGGATTGGGCTACGATTTTGAGACAGAAAAGAAAATTCGATTAACTAACACTCTTACATTATTTTCAAGTGTATTTGCCTTTATTCAACTTTTGAATTTTGTTATTCAAGGAGTAAATATTTATGCAACTTTTTCAGTTCTCATAATGTTGCTTATCCTTATATCAATTCCTGTTTTACATAAATATGGTATGAAGTTATTACCTAGGTATATCTATTGTTTTTATTCATTATTAAATGTAGTTATACTTAGTATTACCCTTGGACCAGAAGTACAAGCACAATACTTTATTTTTGCTTATTTAGGTTTACCAATGGTTATTTTTGGATATGATATTGGAAATGCAAAAAACTACTTATCATTTTTAGGCCTTTTTGTTTTTATTTATTTGGAATGGCATTTTTTGAATTTCAGCCCACTTACACCAGTACCAGAAGATCAAGTTTTTTCTCAACGTTTAAGTAATAATATCATCACAATATTGGTTGTGATATTATTGTTTTATTTCTTAAACAAAGAGAATTTGAGATTTTTAGATCAAATTAAAAGAAATATTTTTATTGAGGAAAAGAACAAATCTTTAGAGTATTTCGCCTATTTATCACACGATCTAAAAGAACCCTTAAGATCGGTTTCTGGATTTACAGAAATCATTAAAATGGAATATCATGATGATAATAAAAAAGAATTGAATAAATATTTTGGTTATGTAGATCAAGGCATCAATAAGATGAGATCATTAATTGATGCTTTGGCTCAATTGGCAACTTCTGGTAAAACCTCAGATTTAGAATCTATTGATATTAATGATGCACTAACAGAAGTGAAGTTAATGCTAAATGAGGTTATACTCGAAAAAAATGCAGCTATTATGTATAAAAAACTACCCATAATAGTTTGCTATTCAACTGATGTGAAACAAATTTTTGCCAATTTAATTTCTAATGCAATAAAATATCAAAGACCAAAACAAAAACCTATTATATCAGTCACACATAAAGAAAACAAAGATGAATGGGTATTTTGTGTTGAAGATAATGGTATTGGAATCCGTCCTGAATATCAAGAAAGAATTTTTAAATTCTTTACTAGACTTCATTCTGAATCAGAATATGATGGATCTGGACTAGGATTGAGTTTTTGTAGGAATTTAGTTGATAGGCATTTTGGTAAAATATGGGTTGAAAGTGAAGTTGATAAAGGAAGTAAATTCTATTTTAGTATATCAAAGAGATTAAAAATTGATCAAAAAAATATCCAAGATCAAATACATTATTAA
- a CDS encoding hydroxymethylglutaryl-CoA reductase — protein MFIPSMLLKQLYTRGSLINTDNGISFSIKNRLKDAELKEILHIKINGNEVNLETVTLTTSDQSDIKAKDINKENRLAFPLRKTIQINITDFDELPIERHELEISVKASPFGTLKLSVNDTVADPNKVEKRMPRDEMDDFGEKIIKERQTYVSEFTKKPINHIGKYSIDPHELAGNIEHFTGVAQIPMGFAGPIKVNGEHAIGEFMIPMATTEGTLVASYNRGMKVANMCGGIKVSVVDDAMQRAPVFEFLDARGARDFVKWIQLNFDKIKEEAETTSSVANLVYIDHFLSNKFAFLRFNFKTGDAAGQNMVGRATFAACSWILDQYPGIKNFFLESNFATDKKASQINIMRTRGKRVTAEITLKKEVLQQYMRVEPEQLDHHSRIAAIGSFLSGVNNTGLHSPNGITAMFIATGQDVANVSESSAGIIYTELTKDGDLYISITIPSLIIATYGGGTGIGTQKESLELLDCYGKGKAYKFAEIVAAVVLAGEISLASAISSSDWVSSHEQYGRNR, from the coding sequence ATGTTTATCCCAAGCATGTTGCTTAAGCAACTTTACACAAGAGGTAGTTTAATAAATACTGATAATGGCATTAGCTTTTCAATAAAAAACCGACTTAAGGATGCTGAATTAAAGGAAATACTCCACATTAAGATTAATGGTAATGAAGTAAATCTTGAAACAGTCACTCTTACTACCTCAGATCAATCAGACATAAAAGCTAAAGACATAAATAAAGAAAATCGTTTAGCGTTCCCTCTCCGAAAAACAATCCAAATAAATATTACTGATTTTGATGAACTTCCTATAGAAAGACATGAATTAGAAATTAGTGTGAAGGCCTCTCCTTTTGGAACATTAAAATTATCTGTAAACGACACCGTAGCAGATCCAAACAAAGTGGAAAAAAGAATGCCTAGGGATGAAATGGATGATTTTGGGGAAAAGATTATCAAGGAAAGGCAAACTTACGTTTCAGAATTTACAAAGAAACCAATCAATCATATTGGTAAATATTCAATTGATCCCCATGAATTGGCCGGAAACATTGAACATTTCACAGGTGTAGCTCAAATACCAATGGGGTTTGCAGGACCTATTAAAGTAAATGGAGAACATGCTATTGGTGAATTTATGATTCCTATGGCTACTACTGAAGGAACTTTAGTAGCATCATATAATAGAGGGATGAAAGTAGCTAATATGTGTGGAGGCATTAAAGTATCTGTAGTTGATGATGCCATGCAACGTGCTCCTGTATTCGAATTTTTAGATGCGAGAGGAGCTAGAGATTTTGTAAAGTGGATTCAATTAAACTTTGATAAAATAAAAGAAGAAGCTGAAACCACCTCATCAGTGGCCAACTTGGTTTACATCGATCATTTCCTATCTAATAAATTTGCCTTTTTGCGTTTCAACTTTAAAACGGGAGATGCCGCTGGACAAAATATGGTAGGCAGAGCAACTTTTGCAGCTTGTAGCTGGATTTTAGATCAATATCCAGGTATTAAAAACTTCTTCCTTGAATCTAATTTCGCCACAGACAAAAAAGCCTCTCAAATCAATATCATGAGAACAAGAGGTAAACGTGTAACAGCGGAAATCACCTTGAAAAAAGAAGTATTGCAACAATACATGAGAGTTGAGCCAGAACAATTGGATCACCATTCTAGAATTGCTGCTATTGGCTCTTTTTTATCTGGAGTAAACAATACCGGTCTACATTCTCCAAATGGCATAACAGCCATGTTTATTGCTACAGGGCAAGATGTAGCCAATGTATCTGAATCATCAGCTGGAATTATATATACTGAGTTAACAAAAGATGGAGATTTATATATTTCCATAACAATACCATCTCTCATTATTGCAACCTATGGTGGGGGTACAGGTATTGGTACTCAAAAGGAATCCTTAGAATTACTGGACTGCTATGGCAAAGGTAAAGCTTATAAATTTGCTGAGATTGTAGCAGCTGTTGTGCTTGCTGGAGAGATTTCTTTGGCTTCAGCTATCTCATCTTCCGATTGGGTAAGTTCTCACGAACAGTATGGTAGAAATAGGTAA
- the aroQ gene encoding type II 3-dehydroquinate dehydratase: protein MKILILNGPNLNLLGKREPTIYGNRSFEEYFEELKKVFPNVELEYRQSNHEGTLVDWIHEVGFSYDGIVFNAGAYTHTSVAIADAIAGVTTKVIEVHISNVHAREAFRHHSYMAKNCVGTIAGLGLKGYELGVRYFTES from the coding sequence ATGAAGATTTTAATTTTAAACGGACCAAACTTAAATCTTTTAGGCAAAAGAGAACCAACTATTTATGGAAATAGAAGTTTTGAAGAATATTTTGAAGAATTAAAAAAGGTATTCCCAAATGTTGAATTAGAGTACAGACAATCGAATCATGAAGGAACACTAGTGGATTGGATTCATGAGGTGGGGTTTTCTTATGATGGTATTGTTTTCAATGCAGGGGCATATACACATACTTCCGTAGCTATTGCAGATGCAATTGCTGGTGTGACAACAAAAGTAATAGAAGTACATATTTCAAATGTGCATGCACGAGAAGCATTTAGACACCATAGTTACATGGCAAAAAATTGTGTTGGAACAATAGCAGGACTTGGGTTGAAAGGTTATGAATTAGGAGTGAGATATTTTACCGAGTCTTAA
- a CDS encoding ATP-binding protein: MTQIKKLYQQSLRIKLISIILLVSLIASSLSTILYCTYDFQQYKTKFINDTQQLAKIIGDNNDASVELQQVNAAQQNLSDLLINNPHILTGVIFDKEQRLFAYFNQKAVSLAKKDSINQKKNILLDKEWQLSHADYIPKYTQNETNFSLIENHLDIYVSTFDENGRINTVFLRSNLDSIQGRLTTYFVMFIVIVGSVVLLVFFLSVPLQRTISKPILDLEKTAHNISNKKDFSIRIQDQRHDEIGQLITAFNDMLSKIEEQNESLIHAKEVAESSANAKQEFLANMSHEIRTPINGVMGMADLLQDTPLDDEQKHLLKVLKGSADHLLVVINDILDVSKIESGKLSLETTKIDLFDLLNSIIETHKIQTEEKGLNALLDISKKVPQFVIGDPVRLKQILINLFSNAIKFTFEGSVIITVRCLEQSENESKLQFSVKDSGIGIPKDKIDQIFDSFTQASNATTRKFGGTGLGLSISKQLVELQGGEMFVESKPNLGSTFYFNITFKNYLATKESQEQKVPFEEENTIEFDQSTKKVLLVEDNEVNQMLVLRLLKKWGYKTEVADNGLIAIEKLDEDHFDLILMDVHMPEMDGYTATKKIRSEFDEPIKSIPIIAMTASALKGEFERCKEAGMDDYISKPFKKDVLEDKVKTLILSN; encoded by the coding sequence ATGACCCAGATTAAAAAACTATATCAACAATCTCTAAGAATTAAATTAATCAGTATAATACTATTGGTTAGTTTGATTGCCTCATCGTTATCAACAATTTTGTATTGTACATATGATTTCCAACAATATAAAACCAAGTTTATAAACGATACCCAACAATTAGCTAAAATTATAGGTGATAATAACGATGCCTCTGTTGAACTTCAACAAGTAAATGCCGCACAACAAAATTTATCAGATTTATTAATCAATAATCCACATATCCTTACTGGAGTTATCTTTGATAAAGAACAACGATTATTTGCTTATTTTAATCAGAAAGCTGTTTCACTAGCAAAAAAAGATTCTATAAATCAGAAAAAGAATATTCTTCTTGATAAAGAATGGCAACTTTCGCATGCTGATTATATCCCCAAATACACTCAAAATGAAACCAATTTTTCGTTAATCGAAAATCATCTGGACATATATGTAAGTACCTTTGATGAAAATGGCAGGATAAATACTGTTTTTCTTAGATCTAACTTGGACAGTATACAAGGCCGTTTAACCACTTACTTTGTTATGTTTATTGTGATTGTGGGATCGGTAGTACTCCTAGTATTTTTCCTATCAGTACCGTTACAAAGAACGATCTCTAAACCCATTCTTGATTTAGAGAAAACCGCGCATAACATCTCTAATAAAAAGGATTTTTCAATTCGTATTCAAGACCAAAGGCATGACGAAATTGGTCAATTGATTACAGCTTTTAACGATATGCTTTCGAAAATCGAAGAGCAAAACGAGTCATTAATCCATGCAAAAGAAGTGGCAGAAAGTTCTGCGAATGCTAAGCAAGAGTTCTTAGCGAATATGTCGCACGAGATCAGAACACCTATAAATGGAGTAATGGGTATGGCTGATCTACTACAGGACACACCTTTAGATGATGAACAAAAACATTTATTGAAAGTATTAAAAGGTTCTGCTGACCACTTATTGGTTGTAATTAATGACATACTAGATGTATCCAAAATTGAATCAGGTAAGCTTTCACTAGAAACCACCAAAATCGACTTATTTGATTTATTGAATAGCATTATTGAAACTCATAAAATTCAGACTGAGGAAAAAGGATTAAATGCCTTATTAGATATTTCTAAAAAAGTCCCTCAATTTGTTATTGGAGATCCTGTTCGATTGAAACAAATACTTATCAATCTATTCTCTAATGCCATTAAATTCACTTTTGAAGGGAGTGTAATCATCACTGTTAGATGTTTAGAGCAAAGTGAAAATGAGTCGAAGCTGCAGTTTTCTGTAAAAGATTCTGGTATTGGTATTCCTAAAGATAAAATTGATCAAATCTTTGATAGTTTTACTCAGGCATCCAATGCGACTACTAGAAAATTTGGAGGTACAGGCCTAGGATTAAGTATTTCTAAACAATTAGTAGAATTACAAGGAGGAGAAATGTTTGTTGAGAGTAAACCCAATTTAGGTAGTACTTTTTACTTTAACATCACCTTTAAAAATTATCTTGCGACCAAAGAAAGTCAAGAGCAAAAGGTTCCTTTTGAAGAAGAAAACACTATCGAATTTGATCAGTCAACTAAAAAAGTACTCTTAGTAGAAGATAATGAAGTCAATCAAATGCTTGTGCTTAGATTACTGAAAAAGTGGGGATATAAAACTGAAGTAGCTGATAATGGGCTTATTGCTATCGAAAAACTAGATGAAGATCACTTTGATTTGATTCTTATGGATGTGCATATGCCAGAAATGGATGGTTATACGGCAACAAAAAAGATTCGATCGGAGTTTGATGAACCGATTAAATCTATTCCAATTATTGCCATGACAGCTTCTGCTCTGAAAGGTGAGTTCGAAAGATGTAAAGAAGCTGGAATGGATGATTATATCTCTAAGCCTTTCAAAAAAGACGTATTAGAAGACAAAGTAAAAACACTTATACTGTCTAATTAA
- a CDS encoding YfiR family protein: protein MKTIFQDISIRKLLLIAVGCIAYFTVATSYAQFDEYERKAAMVNTFAKFVNWPSKAFKDNNKLVLGILGDDPFGDVIDNMFKNRYVNGRQWEIRRGNSIKELKGSHIVFMTQGFSNEEIKALLNEIYEKNNSFVLTIGDNIPNFCRNGGIINLTPNGLYTLNIVSANKAQLTIDVKLLNLASDIIPYDPD from the coding sequence TTGAAAACAATTTTTCAAGACATATCGATAAGAAAACTACTACTAATTGCAGTTGGATGTATTGCCTATTTTACTGTAGCGACTTCCTATGCTCAATTTGATGAATATGAAAGGAAAGCGGCAATGGTCAATACTTTCGCTAAATTTGTCAATTGGCCCTCAAAAGCATTTAAGGATAATAATAAACTAGTATTAGGCATTTTGGGGGATGACCCTTTTGGAGATGTGATCGACAATATGTTCAAGAACAGATATGTTAATGGCAGACAATGGGAAATAAGAAGAGGTAATAGTATTAAAGAGTTAAAAGGATCGCATATTGTATTTATGACTCAAGGGTTTTCCAATGAAGAAATAAAAGCATTACTAAATGAGATTTATGAAAAGAATAATTCATTTGTTTTGACCATAGGTGATAATATTCCTAACTTCTGTAGAAATGGAGGCATAATTAATCTCACTCCAAATGGTTTATATACTCTTAATATTGTCTCCGCAAATAAAGCACAACTGACGATAGACGTAAAACTCCTTAATCTAGCAAGTGATATTATTCCGTATGACCCAGATTAA
- a CDS encoding PD40 domain-containing protein → MNEKYIDAINYFNEYLEANTTKEKTFDDVELRIKQCENGIKLNSVDDLSSETTAIMDIPINTSYDETAPIISKRDNFILFNSNRQVDSYNYVYGDQYAFLPEDLKSKDSDIYLSYRKGVQFSHPYPQFDGEFNTIYPLYVQDGSYMLLYIEYSTDAKGKGNIYETRVKKGRWQKPKKLNSKINSNHEERGAILANNGTTIYFSSNRPGGQGGFDIYKSIRVGKDDWSKPINLGPTINGPNDEVFPFIHNDNKTLYYSTNGVLSMGGFDLVVAKKEGANWTRPKNLGKKVNSPFNELQFSQIPSKRYSYFTSDRQNQQSVGGKDIYAIFKPVHKMKRAIVTGKIKVLKNGVSLPITLLVKDNSDITYKKYVYDPSPDVGKFFMILPPGKNYSITIIYEDVELYTMAIDLPKDTYRYQLDKEFAINEIEVFNKVVGYDVIPGKTKFEITTFDELKTQDVSESTDARYDALLMLMEMIVDRTDKEGLANLNDLDDPVKDLSLVNTQSASNNPDPYYTPLLDLIERAFNEANPDLITSLDSIRGDQGDKVVKIGNQLHQNVIVEERYYFPEKEFDISRDNKASLNELSEFLKNRDNVILDVVWFSKNESNKTLSTIDQLNEMRMNSILNYLSAKGVSRWQYQIKNKQLNTSKDNACILLSVRLK, encoded by the coding sequence TTGAATGAAAAGTATATTGATGCCATCAATTATTTCAACGAATATCTTGAAGCAAATACAACTAAAGAAAAAACATTTGATGATGTCGAGTTGAGAATCAAACAATGTGAAAATGGAATCAAATTAAACAGTGTGGATGATCTATCTTCTGAAACAACTGCGATTATGGATATTCCTATAAACACTTCGTACGATGAGACTGCTCCTATCATATCAAAAAGAGATAATTTTATTCTTTTCAACTCCAATAGACAAGTAGATAGTTATAACTATGTCTATGGAGATCAATACGCTTTTTTACCAGAAGATTTAAAAAGTAAAGACAGCGACATCTATCTTTCTTATCGAAAAGGTGTTCAATTCTCCCATCCCTACCCACAATTCGATGGTGAGTTTAATACTATATACCCTCTATATGTTCAGGATGGTTCTTATATGCTTTTATATATTGAATACAGCACTGATGCAAAAGGAAAAGGCAATATATACGAAACAAGAGTAAAAAAAGGAAGATGGCAAAAACCAAAAAAATTAAACTCTAAAATCAATTCCAATCACGAAGAAAGAGGTGCTATTCTTGCAAACAATGGCACAACAATTTACTTTTCATCAAATAGACCTGGTGGACAAGGCGGTTTTGATATATATAAATCTATCCGTGTTGGAAAAGACGATTGGTCTAAACCAATCAATTTAGGTCCAACAATCAATGGCCCTAATGATGAAGTTTTCCCTTTCATTCATAACGATAATAAAACACTTTATTATAGTACTAATGGGGTGTTATCAATGGGTGGTTTTGACTTAGTCGTTGCTAAAAAAGAAGGGGCCAATTGGACTAGACCAAAAAATTTAGGAAAGAAAGTCAACTCTCCTTTTAATGAACTTCAGTTTTCTCAAATCCCAAGCAAAAGATATTCTTATTTTACTTCTGATAGGCAAAATCAACAATCTGTAGGAGGAAAAGATATATATGCCATTTTCAAGCCTGTTCACAAAATGAAAAGGGCTATTGTCACGGGAAAAATTAAAGTGTTGAAAAACGGTGTTTCTCTACCGATCACTTTATTAGTTAAAGACAATTCTGATATTACCTATAAAAAATACGTTTACGACCCCTCTCCTGATGTCGGAAAATTCTTTATGATTCTTCCTCCAGGAAAAAATTATAGCATCACTATAATTTATGAAGATGTAGAATTATATACCATGGCTATCGACCTCCCTAAGGATACTTATAGATATCAATTGGATAAAGAATTCGCCATTAACGAAATTGAGGTGTTCAATAAAGTAGTGGGGTATGATGTTATTCCTGGAAAAACCAAGTTTGAAATCACTACTTTTGATGAATTAAAAACACAGGATGTAAGTGAAAGTACAGATGCTCGTTATGATGCTTTATTGATGCTCATGGAAATGATTGTGGATAGAACAGATAAAGAAGGTCTTGCTAATTTAAATGATTTAGATGATCCAGTTAAGGATCTATCTCTAGTGAATACTCAAAGTGCATCCAACAATCCTGACCCTTATTATACACCTTTATTAGACCTTATAGAACGTGCTTTTAATGAAGCTAATCCTGATTTAATCACCTCTTTGGATAGTATTCGAGGAGATCAAGGTGATAAGGTTGTAAAAATTGGTAATCAACTTCATCAAAATGTAATTGTTGAAGAACGCTATTATTTCCCAGAAAAAGAATTTGATATCTCAAGAGACAATAAAGCAAGTTTAAATGAATTGTCTGAATTTCTAAAAAATAGAGATAATGTGATATTGGACGTCGTTTGGTTCTCTAAAAATGAATCAAATAAAACATTATCAACGATAGATCAATTGAATGAAATGAGAATGAATTCCATCTTAAATTACCTTTCTGCTAAAGGTGTATCTAGATGGCAGTATCAAATAAAAAATAAACAATTAAACACCTCAAAAGATAATGCCTGTATATTATTATCTGTTAGACTAAAATAA
- the pheA gene encoding prephenate dehydratase, translated as MDLLSLRNQIDAIDNQLLRLLNERMDVVKKVGELKKHEKSVIYRPEREKSIIDRLTHISQDDKGTLNNSAIEAIFLEIFAVSRNLELPEKVAFLGPDGSYTHQAAENRFGAMSEYIPLKTIKSVFDNVETERVRFGVVPIENNQEGTVAETIDQLCYRDVKIVAELPMSISFSLASNHDDLTKIKKIYSKDIAFRQCRNFLEDYFGDDIRLIQVSSTSRAAEMASKEEGAAAICSHIAAKLFQLPIRYNNIEDSQDNTTRFLIIAKNFVNQQSNNDKTSILAKIGNQPGDLANFLEEFRQRDINLTKIESRPAKMKDNFNYWFVIDFDGHYNDPKTQEIIRSYSDTITFLGSYVKMV; from the coding sequence ATGGACTTACTATCATTAAGAAATCAAATCGATGCTATAGATAATCAACTTTTAAGGCTTCTAAACGAAAGAATGGATGTCGTTAAAAAAGTTGGTGAATTAAAAAAACATGAAAAGTCTGTTATCTATCGCCCAGAAAGAGAAAAATCGATTATTGATCGTTTAACTCATATTTCTCAAGATGATAAAGGAACTTTAAATAACTCTGCAATTGAAGCAATATTTTTGGAAATATTTGCCGTAAGTAGAAATTTAGAATTACCTGAAAAAGTTGCCTTCTTAGGCCCTGATGGAAGTTATACCCACCAAGCTGCTGAAAATAGATTTGGTGCAATGAGTGAATATATTCCATTAAAGACTATCAAATCTGTTTTTGATAATGTAGAAACAGAAAGAGTACGTTTTGGCGTTGTCCCTATTGAAAATAATCAAGAAGGAACTGTAGCAGAAACGATTGATCAATTATGTTATAGAGATGTAAAGATTGTCGCAGAATTGCCAATGTCGATTAGCTTCAGTTTAGCATCAAATCATGATGATTTAACGAAAATCAAAAAAATATATTCAAAAGATATTGCATTTAGACAATGTCGTAATTTCTTGGAGGATTATTTCGGAGATGATATCAGATTAATTCAAGTATCATCTACCTCTAGAGCTGCAGAAATGGCCTCTAAAGAGGAAGGTGCTGCTGCTATCTGTTCTCATATTGCCGCTAAATTATTCCAGCTACCAATTCGATATAATAATATTGAGGATAGTCAGGATAATACCACGAGATTTTTAATTATTGCTAAGAACTTTGTAAATCAACAAAGTAACAATGACAAAACATCAATTCTTGCAAAAATTGGTAATCAGCCGGGTGATTTGGCAAACTTCTTGGAAGAATTCAGACAAAGAGATATCAATCTTACTAAAATTGAAAGCAGACCAGCAAAGATGAAGGATAATTTTAATTACTGGTTCGTTATCGATTTTGATGGACATTATAACGATCCTAAGACTCAGGAGATCATAAGATCCTATTCTGACACAATTACTTTCTTAGGAAGCTATGTTAAAATGGTCTGA